The Salvia splendens isolate huo1 chromosome 20, SspV2, whole genome shotgun sequence nucleotide sequence TTGAGGAGGAGAGGACGGAGGGGCAGACGGCGGCAGCGGCAACGGCAACGCCGCAGCTCATCACGGTGTTGGCTGCCATTGTTGATTGAGAAGAGGGGAGGCTATGAGGAAGATTGTATTTGTTGAAGGAAAGAAGTTTGAAGTATATGGGAATATTGGAGGATATAGGCAAATCTAAATGGTGATTGTGATTGGCTATGGGTTTTGGTATCTGTTCTGTTATTGGTCCACGTGTATAAACTAATCAGATGTTTATGAGGATATTGTGTGGGTGTTTCCATGGTGGAGGTTCAATGAGGGAGTGTAAAAAATCAGACAATATCTCGAATGGAATATAATTTCTAAatttgttacaaaaatgtcttgTAATTTATTGTAGCACTCACTATTTTTTATAAGTAATTTTTGCAATTTGTATGAGATCCAAATTAAGCCTACATTTCTATGACACCAAACCCACACAAGCTGTATAGATATTCGTTGAATTAGTCAAATTTATTTTCGAATTTCAACAAGAAAATGTTCTCATCAGAGCTAATTTCAGACTCAGAAATCTGTATAACAGATTGGCTCTAAaaggaattaaataaattaccCAATCAACACATCTGACATTTTTATGATCAAGAACACCAAAACCTGAGTGATGAATGATGATGAAGTGTAGACAAATCCAGCAAATGTACTTCTTCAATCCAAAGCAGCAAAGAGCAGAGCCGAATTCGTTCCACCGAAGCCAAAAGAGTTCGACATGGCCGCTCTAATGCTCATCTTCTTTGAAGCACTCAAAGGCATAAAATCACTACTAAAAATGGGATCTGGTTTAGTGAGGTTGAGAGTTAACGGCGCAATCCCCTGCAACAAAGGCAGCATGTATAGTGTAAGACTTTATAAAGCTGCAAGATTAACATTGATTTTCTTACATGGTGAATAGATAGTATGGAGAATATCGCTTCAACAGCTCCTGCTGCTCCGAGGAGGTGTCCCGTTGCACCCTGACAACCAAATAGAGATTCGGTTTCATCAATAGCTAAAATGTATTCCAATTGAATGTCCACTTAATCTTGCTTGCAAGTTGCAATGCAGCCAAGACAGCCACTGAGACATGAACTCGGTTACCTTGGTGGAGGAAATAGCTAAATTCCCCGATGCTGCATGACTGTCAAATACAGACTGAATCGCCTTGGCTTCCACTGCATCGCCTGCAAGATTCCACAAGTTAGCCTGAGTATATCAAAAACCACCACACTGCTATCAAAAGTTCAGAATGTCGTTATACTGATTTCAAGTACCCAAAGGAGTGGAAGTAGCGTGTGCGTTGACGTAATCCACCTGCTCAGGTTTCAGGCAGGACTGCCAACCACAGAAAGGAACACGGAACGTGTATCAATGACCTAATAATGATTGTAACTTGGTTCTCTTTCTTGATTCATAAGTATGAACAAGAACACAATAGAAACAGAGATGGTTAAACTTGCCTTTTGAATTACATTACCATAATAAAAGCAGAGAAAAGAGTGAAGATGTTTTAATCAATGATCACAATATGTGAATTTAATACCTGCTTTAAAGCTCGTGACATGGCCAAAACTGCTCCTCTTCCATCACCATGTGGTTGAGTAATGTGATATGCATCACCTTAGGAGATGAACAATATCCAATTATCCATAAAATAGCTAATGCATAGTAGAATTTTAAGAAAATCTGGAAGTTGAAGAAATCACCTGACATCCCATAACCCCGGACTTCTGCATACACTTTTGCTCCTCGTTTCCTAGCATGCTCAAGTTCCTTTCATAAATTAAGGATTGCGGTAAAGGTTTCATATCTCTCCTTAAGAAAGAAACATAGATTTTGCTTGTGTTACTAGAAATACCACTCACCTCAAGAACCAGGATGCCCGAACCTTCACCTATTCTGTTTCAAGCACATGATTAGGATGCTAGATGTGAAGCAACTCCAAAAATGAAAAGATGCGTCTCAAACGCAATATCAGCCATTACTTACACAAATCCATCACGGCCACAATCAAAAGGTCTTGAGGCTTCTCCAGGTGCATCATTGTACTTGGTTGTCAGTGCCCTTGACCTGTACAAAACAGCAGTATTTGATGGCTCTGTGACTTTTTAATACTTATTTTGAACTCTTCCTCAAAATATACCACGGGAACTTCAGTGGACTTTCTTTTATGATTTTACATAGCATATGCATGAGACTTGAATCTAAAATTTCATACTAACATATTCAAGCATCGGAAACAATGGTAAAAAGTCATTATTAGGTAGGATATATTAGCACTGAGTTCCCAAGCTTCTATGGTAAGAGACATTATTTGACTCGTATTAAAGAGGAGAACATTATTTGACTCGTATTTCTAAGCATGTTACCTAGCCTTCTATTAAGCCTCTGTGAGATGTAAGATTGCATTGAGGAGAAATGGCAGTAAAGCATTACCTACAGAATCCCGCTATAGACAAAGCATCAATGCTTGCCTCAGTCCCTCCAGCAACCATAACATCAGCATCACCAAATTGAATCATCCTGGTAGCATCTCCAATAGAATGTGCCCCGGTAGCGCAGGCTGTCACTGCAGCATGGTTTGGTCCCTAGATTCAAGATCAAAACTAGGATATACAAAACTATTTCTTGTATCATGAAAAATGGTTAATCTACCACAGTCATTGAGTATAACTAGCATCTtaaattttttctaaaaaaattaactttcaATTTTCAACTTCTATTTCACGAACAAGCTACTTTAGTATTATAGTCCCATATATATCCCAAATGGCAATGGATTCTCTTGAATTTGACATGTTATTAAAAAACCGGAATGCATACCTGAAATCCATATTTCATGCTCACATGGCCAGAAGCCATGTTTATTAGTATCCTTGGAATGAAAAATGGACTAAGCCGGCGCAATTTCTGCACTCGGAAAAAGAAGTACAACGAAAAAAATCATTTTAGTATATAAGTACCGCCAAATCTgtttaaatatctcaaacagAATGACATAATGCTGGAAGATCTTCCATGATTCCAATTGGGGATACATTTGGAACTTTCAAACTGCGAAGATTTTTTCTACCATGAATCAGCAAACAAAAATAGCATACAGAGAAAGCAGCCAACTAACCTTCTCACAAATCATTCTTGAAGCATCCAATATGTCACTAATGCTACCAGTTCCTGCGCCTATGGAGACTCCCTGAGAATCTTAATGTCATCAGAAATGAGAAGTCACAAATAGAACTCAGACACACAATTCTTTATCAATAAACGATAAAGTACCGTGCATTCCTTCTCATCTTGCTCGGTGGGGATATAATTTGCATCTCTTAGAGCCTCATCGGCAGCACATAATGCGTAGCCTATAAACCTAGCTATCGACCTATGATCCTGAGGAGATTAAAACGTAAAAATCTTATAAATCATGATTTTTAGGTCCAGCTCATGAAACAAAGGCAATGTGAATGCAGCCCAAACTTGTTTGCTTTTTCTCATcatagaaaattatttttttctaagcTAAACCAAAAACTGAAACTTCTGTTGTAATACCTATACGGAGGATCTACCAGTAAAAATTGACAAAATGAACCACCAATGAGTTTTACCTTAGAGTTAAGCCATAGCTCTTCATGAAATTCACCTGGGTTGGACCCAGAGCGTACAACTCCAGCAACTTTTGATGTCAATTGATCAAAGGTCTGCTGCTGTGTCTCACTATCAAAACCATTCATCTTTAGATCTTCAACAGTCACTGCCCTAATACCAGAATCTCCATCTATTAAACGCTTCCAGGTGGCTTCCACACTGCAGCCTAAAGGAGTTACCATCCCTAAACCTATTTATAGTAAAGTGCACTTTAGCATTATGATGGCATCAAATATTCAACAAGAAACCATCTATCAACCGAAACAATACTATTATGGAGCGTACACTCTATTACATGGAGAAATCAACATCAAATGCAGATTAAAGCTCACATGATTTTATAAGCGTGCACAAACGGCACACCTATTcacaaaaaaattatgttatgTGCATGCACATAGTCGGATAAAAGGCTTTCTTCACATCAGTCCAATCAGATGGTAGCTTGGTTGAAATCATGATCTTTTCAGCAAACTAAATTAGGTATCAATAAAGTGCAAACATGTTTTCTTGGAAGCATTAAAGTGATAAGCATCCTACCTTATATCCTCATTCAGAAATACAGGCTATCCACAAATAGTTGGAATGCATACTAGCTCCAAACATTTGAACTAACCAAAATGGCAATGGCACAGACGCTTATGCCCTCCAAGATACAATTTTTAAATCGCATTTATGGGAGTTACCTGTCACAACAACTCGACGAGGCGTTGAAAGGGGTGGAGGATCAAAGGGAACAGTAGAGAACAAACGGCTGACGCGGATGATTGGTGTCAAGATTCTCTTACTAAGGTGGCTCTTAGCCATTGCTGcttccaattttttttcttgaaatcCAACTTATTCAACTTGCTGGGACGCCTTTCATGCAAAAAAGGAAAACTTTATCAACGACAACACACATCGCGATAACACTCAACATGACTGAAGTATCCAAGAATCGTATTGTTAATCTCTTTGGGGAATTTAATCGAACAGGTAATATGCCAGCTCAAATGCAGAACATATCAAACTGACAATTAGTCCTCCAAATTAATATACTTTTAAAATGTGAGGAATGTATTGGATTAAGAAGATTGAGATTGCTACCTATTCTAATATTTTGTATGCAAATGGAGAATGAGTACTCACTGAAATTATTCAGACTCATATTCGGTTATCGCCTTTTATATAGATAGTTATTTGCGTAGTTATCCTTTTAAAATGTGGAAATCCATAATTACcccaaatattttttatttcacgTTGTGGAATATGATTCCAAAATCTAAGGCCAAATCGTGAATTTTTCTCCATCATTTCTCAGCATGGTTCATTGAACTATTAATTTCCTGTTTCAGAACCATGAGCGCTTCACAGCTCTTAGGAGTAAGTAATCGTTTCCAAAttcttcaatatatatatatatgcacgCGTTCAATCTCCATGTTTAGCAATGCATGCACCGTTAGATTTGGATTGGGTTTTGATTAAATTGATCATTTTCCAGTattaaaaagattatttttatgtgaattttAAATAGGGAGCAATGAACATGAACCCTGGATTCACAAAGCTGTGCAAGGGGCTAGCAGTGGTACTAATAGGTGGCCACCTTGTTGTGCAGATTCCTACTGCTGTTTCTTATCTTGCTCTCATCCCTGCCAAGTACTCTAATTTTGCTCTTTGATCTCACATATTTGTGATTATTTATTGTTTCAATTTTTTGAGCTCCGTCTATATGGCTTTGAGGGTGTGTTTTCTTGAATTTCTTTTAGCTGTTGTGGTGTGATTTGGGGTATGTTTGGTTGCTTTTGTTTCTATTAAGTTTTTTACTCTCATCAAAGGAATGACATCTTTTTTTTCTGATTATCCCAACTTTTCTTGGCATGAAGTAGTGGAAACATAGTTTCTATTATTCAAACAAGCATTAAATGTGTGCTTGCATATTCGTCCATAGGCCAGATCGGATATATGATAAGGACTAACTCTTCAGAGTTTAGGGTGGGGTGCCAATTAGGACGTGGGAGTAAGTTGCACTAGATGGATATTTGGGGGATGAAATAAGGTGTTACTGATGGTGGATTGTATAAGGTGTGGTAGAAATATGGATTTTGATGGGAATACTTAAGTCTCTCCTAAGAACAGGAATCATCATGTTAATTATACATCGGTTGTGAATACAAGAGATTTCTTCTGCTTAGGGGCAGATTGTGAGCAATATCTAGAGTAATTTCAGGACAATTCAGTTTAATAGTTTCCCTAGTATGCTATGTCAATGCGGTAAATCCTAACACTATAGATTGCTTCTGCTGTTAAAACTTTGTATACGAAAGAAATAAAAACTCAAAAGCTCTGATACATTTACTGACCTTTTGATAATGTAGGACTATTCCTTTTGGTTGGAATCTCATTACAGCTGGATTTGTTGAACAAACAATTTATGGGGTATTTTAATCTCATTTGCTCCTTTTTTCTAATTTCATGTATGTTTTACTTTCTTGTTGTCTCCTTTCATCTCTGGTTTACCGAAAGATTGTTAATATATTGCAGGTGGTCATAAGCATACTCGGTCTTCTTTTTGTTGGGAGGATGCTTGAACCCATATGGGGATCGAGGGAATTTTTTAAGTTCATCTTTGTAGTTAACCTCCTATCATCATTTTGCATTTTCACTGCTTCTATTTCCATGTACTACTTTACGAGGGAGGAAATATACCTGTAAGTAAGTGATGCACGAGCAACATATCTCACGAGCAGCGTATCATGCTCCACCTGTCCTGATATTCCTTTTGCAGTTACAAACCTATTTCAGGATTCCAAGGGATCTTATCCGGGCTTTTAGTTGGCGTCAAACAAATAGTACCTGATCAAGAGTTGTCTATCTTAAAGATTAAAGCAAAAGTACGAGCTTCACTCTTCAGTAGTTTTCTTGGTCGAGTATTTGACTCTGGTGCCCGTTTAAGTCTTATGGCTCCTTAACACTCCGCTCTTGCAGTGGCTTCCGTCCCTGGTAATCTTGTTTGCTGTTGCTGTAAGTTTTTTAGTGACAGAAACAGCAGCATACCTTCCTACCTTGATATGTGGAACCTACATGGGTTGGATTTACCTTAGATACTGGCAAAGGAAACCAGAGACGAACATGAAAGGTGATCCGAGTGATGAATTTGCTTTCTCCACATTCTTCCCCGAATTTTTAAGGTAGTACCTTCACTTCCCTTTGTATCTGCTGGTTCAATAATGGTTTCTTCATTCAAaacataatttgaatttaaatgcAGACCATTGATTGATCCCGCTGCAAAAATTTTTGAACGGATGCTTTGTGGAAGGAGACTCGAACCCTCTCAAGACTACAGTTTTGTAGACACCGCATTGCCTGGTCCAGAGTCTCTTGAAGCATCAAGGAGAAGGTAATCCCCACTCCACGCTCATTAGAAGGTTTCTTAACGATCCCGTTGTCAAC carries:
- the LOC121782601 gene encoding 3-oxoacyl-[acyl-carrier-protein] synthase, mitochondrial-like, with product MAKSHLSKRILTPIIRVSRLFSTVPFDPPPLSTPRRVVVTGLGMVTPLGCSVEATWKRLIDGDSGIRAVTVEDLKMNGFDSETQQQTFDQLTSKVAGVVRSGSNPGEFHEELWLNSKDHRSIARFIGYALCAADEALRDANYIPTEQDEKECTGVSIGAGTGSISDILDASRMICEKKLRRLSPFFIPRILINMASGHVSMKYGFQGPNHAAVTACATGAHSIGDATRMIQFGDADVMVAGGTEASIDALSIAGFCRSRALTTKYNDAPGEASRPFDCGRDGFVIGEGSGILVLEELEHARKRGAKVYAEVRGYGMSGDAYHITQPHGDGRGAVLAMSRALKQSCLKPEQVDYVNAHATSTPLGDAVEAKAIQSVFDSHAASGNLAISSTKGATGHLLGAAGAVEAIFSILSIHHGIAPLTLNLTKPDPIFSSDFMPLSASKKMSIRAAMSNSFGFGGTNSALLFAALD
- the LOC121782602 gene encoding rhomboid-like protein 19 isoform X1; translation: MQKRKTLSTTTHIAITLNMTEVSKNRIVNLFGEFNRTAWFIELLISCFRTMSASQLLGGAMNMNPGFTKLCKGLAVVLIGGHLVVQIPTAVSYLALIPAKTIPFGWNLITAGFVEQTIYGVVISILGLLFVGRMLEPIWGSREFFKFIFVVNLLSSFCIFTASISMYYFTREEIYLYKPISGFQGILSGLLVGVKQIVPDQELSILKIKAKWLPSLVILFAVAVSFLVTETAAYLPTLICGTYMGWIYLRYWQRKPETNMKGDPSDEFAFSTFFPEFLRPLIDPAAKIFERMLCGRRLEPSQDYSFVDTALPGPESLEASRRRERGARALEERLLAAERLKAEQTKREVGNV
- the LOC121782602 gene encoding rhomboid-like protein 19 isoform X2: MNMNPGFTKLCKGLAVVLIGGHLVVQIPTAVSYLALIPAKTIPFGWNLITAGFVEQTIYGVVISILGLLFVGRMLEPIWGSREFFKFIFVVNLLSSFCIFTASISMYYFTREEIYLYKPISGFQGILSGLLVGVKQIVPDQELSILKIKAKWLPSLVILFAVAVSFLVTETAAYLPTLICGTYMGWIYLRYWQRKPETNMKGDPSDEFAFSTFFPEFLRPLIDPAAKIFERMLCGRRLEPSQDYSFVDTALPGPESLEASRRRERGARALEERLLAAERLKAEQTKREVGNV